The DNA sequence GTTACGGGATGGATCAACAGTTCAGGACATCGCCAAAACATTCAAGGACAATATAACCTGACTGGGATTGGCGTAGCCCGCAATAGTCGGGGACAATATTATTTCACTCAAATATTTGTTCGTAGTCGGCAAAATTAACCATGGAATCTGACGCCTTTCAATTGTGCGATCGCGACCTTTCGCAAGACCTCTTAGAGCTTTATCTGCAATCCGACGAAGTGGCAGTTGACACCGAAACGATGGGGTTACTGCCTCAGCGCGATCGCCTTTGTTTGGTGCAACTCTGTGATCCCCAGGGGCATGTAACGGTGGTTCGCATTGCTCAGGGACAAACCTCTGCCCCCTATCTGCAACAATTACTGGAACATCAGCAATTGCTCAAGGTATTTCATTTTGCGCGATTTGATCTGGCAACCTTGCAATATCACCTGGGTATTGAGGTCAGCCCTGTTTTTTGCACAAAAATTGCCAGCAAACTCGCTCGCACCTACAGCCCTAAACATGGCTTAAAGGAATTAGTGCTAGAGCTAGAGCAAATTGAACTTGATAAAACTGCCCAAAGCTCAGATTGGGGAAATTCTGCCAACTTGTCGGTCGATCAACTCCGCTATGCAAGCGGTGATGTGCGCTATTTGCTATCCGTGCGGCAAAAACTCACCGATATGCTCAAGCGAGAACAACGGTGGGAACTTGCAGAACAATGTTTTGCCTGCTTACCGACTTTTGTTGCGCTGGATCTGCTGCAATATCAGGGCATTTTTGAGCACTAGTGCATCCAATCTCAGCGTCAGGGCACTACCCCCAGTGAATTAACCGGAGTCTGGAGTTATAGCGATCGCCAAAACCATTAGGACATTGAATTTGAGTCCTGCTGAGAGATGCGATGAATCGCGTCTGTTCCGTTGAGTGCTTTATCTTAACGGAGGTGACTACGGCTATATAGCAGTACCCACTAAAGTTAGAACGGGGTGCAGGGGTGGAACCCCTGGCTGGGGGCGCAGCCCTCACACCCTCTTATGTCCTAATGCATATGCGTAGGGCTGTAAATCATACCGATTTAATGTTTGGTTGTGGCAGATCACTGGGTAGGGGCGTTTCGCGAAACGCCCCTACGGAATCCTGTGCAGCGAAGCCAATTCAAATTGGTATCAGATGGCGATTACCGTTACTCCAGCACCTATACCCACATAATAATTGGGGTGTGAGAGTTAACACACCCCTAAACGCAATGACTATGAGAGTCTCACGCAAGCGCAGAACTTGCAATGTAGAAAAATACCAAAAACTGGAGAGGGGCGATCGCTTCTGTAGAGTATGAATCTAATGTCTGAGATCACTCTCTAGAAGCGATTTAAATGCAATCTAATTGTTCTCCGAGCGTTGAGGATTAACTCGAATAACAGTAAGAGATTGAGTTTGACGGTTACGTTGGAGCGACCAATTTAAACCTACAACAGCATAGGTTTGATTGTTGTCATTTTGAAACGTATCACCTACTGACAGAGCTTCTTCGGAGTCTAGAGTCCCCAAGAATCTCTTGTGAGCATCAATTAGCAAATATTGCATAAGAACCTTTACCTTTTGTGGCAATCTCGTTAACGAAATCTACTGTTTGAACCTGAAAGTGCCCTAATTCCAAAAAATCGCAGCGACGAGTGCTGGATTTTCTAGAAAACCCAGAAATCTGTATTGAAAACCATATTCAGAACGAACTGAGTAAGCGGGGCTAATCTTTTGTCAGGTGGTCTTATATCATCGCAAGCCGATGAAGTACCACAGACCAACCATGAGCAGCCTCATAACTGCTTCCTTATTCCCTTATAGCACTTTGTGCCTCAATTTACAAAGACCTTAGCTAAAGACAACATCAACTCTAAACGTGATCGCTTATTTCAAATGGTCTTCACATCCGTTTTTCTCTTGTCTCAGTTCTAAAAAGCCCATTGGAAAGAGTGACAGAATTACATGTGTTTCGCAAAATCTTGACGGAGAAAACTCAACTGCAAGATGGCTACTTCTATAGCCGTGTGCAAGTTGGTTCAGGACAGGGGGTTAGGAGGAATCTTCACACCTCCTTACTTCATCCAAGCAGGCACCACTATAGATAGACATTCGAGAGATTGAATGATACTGTGCAGTACAGTAAGGATGCGAAATAATTTGCCCTATTTTCGATTAGGAAAGAGTTTCATTCCCTCCACAATAGAAAAACTAGTACGTTCGACGTTAACCGTCACCGTCTAACGCCTTGCTGGACTTGATACTCCGTTAGATTCCCCAGACGTGTATTCCCGCCTCACATCAACTATTCTCGGTACTCCCACCAAAGGTTGTATTTACCCGCACTGTAGCGATTGACAACTCTAATTCACCGGAGGATAAGTTGCTAACCCGCTTGGGTGAAGTTTTTTGAACTGCTCTTCTTATATTTTTAGATAGCCTAATCATCGTTAAGTCGCCTGGAGACACCTATGACACCTCCTGAACCGTCTAACAAATTACCTGACGGCAGTCCGTCTAACGCTACTATCAAGACGACTAACGATTCTGATATCGCGATTCCCTATCGCCCCTCCCCTAAGCAAGGTCGTCCCTGGCTCACCGCACTCATGGTGCTCCTGGTTCTTCTGGGTTTAGGGTTTGGATGGCAATGGTGGCGCAGTCGATCGGCAGGTCAAGCAGGCGGCCCTCCCGGAGCAGCACAGGCGCAAGCGGCTCCTGTTGAGTTAGAGACATTGCAAACTGGCAATGTAGAAGAAGCGTCAGAGTTTGTCGGCACTTTAGAGTCTCGTAACTCAGTGGAACTTAGCCCAGAGATTGATGGGCGAGTCAGCCGCATTTTTGTCGATCCGGGCGATCGCGTTGCAGCAGGTCAACCCCTCGTGGAATTGAGTGCCGACCAACGACAAGCCGAATATGCCAGTGTGCTTGCCAGTGTGAATTCGGCGCGTGCCATTCGAGCAAACGCTACCTCTGAGTTGCAGGCGTTGCAAGCCGAACGTCTGGCGAATGTAGCAGAGGTGGAACTGCAAAATGCAGAATATCAACGTATTTCTGCTCTGGTATCAGAAGGGGCGTTTGCTCAACAACAATTAGATACCGTGCAGCGCGATCGCAACACTGCCATTGCCCAGTTGAATGCAATCGATCGTCGAATTCAAGCCTCTCGCGCCAATTTAGCAGAAGCAGAAGCAGCCCTGGCTGAGGCACAGGCAAATGCTGCCGCCTCCAACGCTCAACTCCAAGACACGGTGATTAGCGCACCGTTTGCAGGCACGGTGGGAGACATTCCGGTTAAGCTGGGCGACTATGTGCAAGCGGGTGATCAGGTCACGAGTGTGACTCAGAGCCAGGAGTTAGAGCTAGAAATCGCAGTTCCTCTGGAGCGTGGCTCCGATCTGCGGAATGGACAACGGGTTGAGTTGCTCGATGTCCAGGGCAACCCCATTGGTACAGGGCAACTCAGCTTTATCGCGCCTCAAGTGAATAGTGCAGCGCAGAGCATTTTGGTGAAAGCCAACTTTGCCAACCCCAATGGACGATTGCTGGCAGGGCAATTTGTACGAGCTCGTGTGATCTGGAGTGAAACCTCCGGTATTTTGGTTCCGACAGCGGCAATTTCCCGCTTAGGGGGGCAGACCTTTGTGTTTGTGGCAGAGCGATCGCAACCCCAACCAGGACAACCAGCCGAGGGGCAACCCCAACTCATCGCTCGTCAGCGTGAGGTTAAGCTGGGTGACTTGCAGGGCAATAGCTATCACGTTTTAGAAGGACTGCAACCCGGAGAACAAATCGTCACCTCTGGTGTATTAAATCTGGCAGATGGAATCCCCATCATGCCAATGTCAGATGCACCTCCAGCCGCACCTCAACCCCAATAGAAAGTTCAAAATTTTGAGGTTTGATTTGCAACTGTTGCAATCAAGAATTGGGTAGCTCGAAGCTTGGTGTCCCCTAATCTAGACCGCCCAATTCAAAACCCAAAATCCGCAATCCAAAATCCTATTAACCTGTTGCTCTTCTCACCCCATCAGCCCCATGTTTGCCAATTTCTTTATCAAGCGTCCTGTCTTTGCTACAGTTTGCGCTTTGATTATTTTGCTTTTGGGTGCCATTAGCATTCCGACACTGCCAATCGCCCAATTTCCTGAAATCTCCCCCCCTCAGGTGACGGTGAATGCGATCTACACTGGGGCGGATGCTGAAGCCGTTGAGAGTAGCGTCACCAGCATCTTAGAACGTGAGATTAATGGTGTGCAGGGTTTGCGCTACATGACCTCTAGTAGCAGTAATAGTGGCACCAGCACCATTACGGTTACCTTTGATGCATCCCGTGACATTGACATTGCGGCGGTGGATGTGCAGAACCGCATCTCGGTTGCCGAGCCGCAACTGCCCGAGAGCGTTCAACGAACTGGGATTACGGTGAACAAGGAGTCCAGTAACTTCTTGATGGCGATCGGGCTGTATGCCGAGAATGACCAATACGACCCGATCTTCTTGAGCAATTATGCCGATCTCTATATCTTGGATGCTCTCCGACGCATTCGTGGGGTAGGCGACGTTATTATTTTTGGCGAACGCCAATACGCCATGCGGCTGTGGATTGACCCAACCAAATTGGCAAGCCGCAATCTGACACCCCAGGATGTCGTCAATGCGATCAATGCTCAAAATTTGCAGGTTGGGGTCGGGCGAATTGGGCAACAGCCTTCTCCAGATGAACAGCTCTATCAGGTGGATTTGCGGGCGGTTAGCCGCCTCACTGACCCGGCTGAGTTTGAAAATTTGGTGCTGCGAACGGAAGATGACGGTACTCTGATTAAATTCGGAGACGTGGGAAGAGTTGAGTTAGGGGCAGAAGACTATAACTCGTTCTTGCGATTTAGAGGGAGTGAAGCGGTTGGTTTAGGGATTACTCAACTTCCGGGTAGTAATGCATTAGATGTGGCTCGCTCGGTTAAGCAGGAGTTAGAAAGGCTGCAAAATGATTTTCCTCCAGGGTTGCAATACCAGATTGCCTTTGATACGACCTCGTTTGTTGAGGCATCACTCGAAGAACTGTTGATCACGCTAATTACGGCGATCGCCCTGGTGGTCGTGATCCTCTTCATCTTCTTGCAAGACTGGCGAAATACGCTAATTCCGGCTCTAACAATTCCTGCGGCTTTGGTTGGTACTTTTATCTTTGTAAAAGCCTTTGGCTTTAGCCTCAATAGCTTGACCCTATTTGGTTTAACGCTATCAACCGGGGTCGTTGTGGATGACGCGATCGTTGTCGTGGAGGATATCAGTAAAAAGATTCAAGATCAGGGCTTAAGCCCACGACGAGCCGCATTCGAGGCAATGCAAGAATTGGCTAGTGCGGTAGTTGCGACCTCGCTGGTTTTGATAGCGGTGTTTGTACCAGTGGCATTTTTTCCGGGTACAACCGGGTCGCTCTACCGCCAGTTTGCTTTGACGATCGCCTTTGCAATCACGGTTTCCACGTTTCTGGCATTGACGCTAACTCCGGCATTGTGTGCATTGCTGCTGCGTCGGGGTCAGGGAGTTCAAAGTGGACCGTTGCGGTGGTTTTTTGATCGCTTTAACCAGGCGTTTGAAGCCGTTCGTCGGCGATATGAGCGCATACTCAATTTCGTGGTTCGCATCCGAGCTTTTGTGATTGGGCTATTTGTCGTTTCACTGGGGCTAACAGCACTGCTGTATCTCAACGTGCCGACGGGGTTTTTACCTGAAGAAGACCAGGGCTACTTTATTACCATCGTGCAGGCTCCTGAAGGGGTTTCCCTCAACTACACCGATCAGGTGATGCAGAAGATTGAGCAGGAGTTGATCGCTCTACCCGAATCTTTGGGGGTTTTTGCGGTAGGTGGATTTAGCCTCGGCAGTGGCAACATTGCCAATAGTGGAGCCATTTTCACGACCTTAAGACCGTGGTCAGAGCGCAGAGGACCAGGGCAATCGGTTCAAGCCATTATTGGTCAACTATTTGGTAAGTTTTCGACCATCACCGAAGCCAGGGTCTTTCCTGTAAACCCACCCCCAATTCAGGGCTTGGGTAACTTTGGAGGCTTTACCTTCCAGTTGCAAGATCGCCGTGGCACTGGAGATATTAATCAACTCGTGCAGGCAATGGGGCAACTGCTGGGACAGGCAAATCAGACCGAGGGGTTACAGGCTGTCTTCAGCACCTACGCCGCTAGCACACCACAACTGCTAGTTGAGGTCAATCGCGATGCAGCAGAGGCGTTACAAGTCTCAGTCGAAGATGTGTTCAACACCTTGCAAACCTCGATTGGTTCCGAGTATGTGAACGATTTCACATTAGGACAACGCAACTATCGCGTGTATGTCCAGGCGGATGAGCAGTTTCGCTCTAAGCCAGAGGATGTTGGACAGTTGTATGTCCGCTCAGCAACCGATCAAATGATTCCGCTGAGCAATTTGGTAACGTTGACCCCTCGAACAGGGGCGCAGACCATTAACCACTACAACCTGTTCCGCTCGATTGAGATTAATGGTGGTCCGGCTCCGGGCTATAGCTCTGGAGATGCCATCAACGCGATGGAGCAAGTTGCCGGACAGGTTCTTCCTGCTGGATATGGCTATGAGTGGTCAGGCACAGCTCTGGAAGAAGTTGAATCAGGAGGGCAAGCCCCGCTGATCTTCGTCTTTGGGATCATCTTTGTATTTCTGGTATTGGCAGCCCAGTACGAGAATTATTTTGACCCTCTCATTATTCTTTTAGCGGTGCCACTGGCGGTCTTAGGGGCATTGGGGGCACAATCGCTCCGAGGCTTAATCAACGATGTTTACTGTCAAATTGGTTTAGTGATGCTGATTGGTTTGGCTAGTAAAAACTCGATTTTGATTGTGGAGTTTGCCAACCAACTGAAATCAACTGGACTGTCAACCACTAAAGCCGTCGTCGAAGCCGCCCAAGATCGACTACGACCCATCCTTATGACGGCACTCTCCTCGATCGCGGGCTTCCTACCGCTGATGTTTGCCACAGGTGCAGGAGCTGGAAGCCGTCAATCCTTAGGTACGACCGTTACAGGAGGATTGTTAGTTTCTACTTTCCTGAGCTTGTTTATCGTGCCTGTACTCTACATCGCCGTCATCTCCGTGCGCGATCGCCTTCGCAAACAGTTTGGCTCTAATGAAGAACCACAACTGGATGAGGAGTATTAGAAGAGAGAAAGGATAAAGGATAAAGGATAAGAAGGGGCGCGATTTATCGCGCCTTTGAGAAGAAAAGAGAGAAAAAAGAAGAAAGAACAGGAAAAAGGGGTAGATAGGTGAATCGGATAGGCTAGCGTTAGCGTAACGTACTAGTAGATTTGTTGGATATGTTCAGGATTTTGCATAGAAGCAGATTTTGCGATCGCTCTTTTTATCCTTCATCCTTCATCCTTTATCCTTTCCTCTTATGAAACTGCCCTCACACCGCACTAAGATCGTTGCTACGATTGGACCTGCTAGCAGTTCGATTGAAGTAATTCGGCAGTTGATTCAAGCAGGCATGGCCGTGGCGCGGCTCAACTTCTCTCACGGCAGCTATGACGACCATGCGAAAACAGTTAAACTCTTGCGGCAAGCCTCTGATGAATTAGACACTCCGATCGCCCTGTTGCAAGATCTCCAGGGACCGAAGGTGCGGGTGGGGCAGTTATCCGATGGGGCGATCGCTCTAGAGGATGGAGCACAGCTAGAACTCGTTCCGTTGGAACACTACACAGGACAAGCCAACACTGTTCCCATCGACTACCCCTACTTAGCCGAGGAAGCCGAAGTGGGTTCCCGCATCTTGCTGGATGATGGCTTGCTAGAGTTTCGCATTGAGGCGATCGCGGCTCCTGGTGTCACCTGTCAGGTGATTCGGGGAGGGATGCTCAAAAGCCGCAAAGGGGTGAACTTGCCCAACCTGGATTTGCGATTGCCATCACTCACGGACAAAGACCGCCAGGATTTAGAGTTTGGCTTGGCACAAGGTGTCGATTGGGTTGCGCTCAGTTTTGTGCGCCGCGCAGAGGATGTTAAAGCCCTGCGGGCACTATTGGCGGAAAAGGGGGCCACCAATATGCCTGTTTTAGCCAAGATTGAAAAACCTCAGGCGGTTGCTCAGTTTGAGGCGATCGCCAGCGAGTGCGACGGCATCATGGTGGCGCGGGGCGACCTGGGGGTTGAGGTCAATCCAGAGAAAGTGCCCCTGATCCAAAAACGGCTGATTCGCATCTGCAATCAACGGGGCATTCCGGTGATTACCGCAACGCAGATGTTAGAGAGCATGATCAAAAATCCCCGTCCAACCCGTGCAGAAGCCAGCGACGTCGCGAACGCCATTCTCGATGGCACAGATGCCGTGATGTTGTCGGGAGAGTCGGCAGTGGGGGATTTTCCGGTGCGGGCTGTGGAGATGATGGCTCGGATTGCGATCGAGGTGGAATCCGCACTAGAGATCCCTAACCTGCCGCCAATTGAGGATGACGAAACTCATGCTATGAGTGAAGCCATCAACATTGTGGACAAGATCCTCAATTTGCAGTGTATTGCAGCGTTTACTACCACTGGCTATACGGCTCGACTGGTTGCGGCGGAGCGTCCTCGTGCTCCGATTGTGGCGTTTACTCCAAATGCGGCAGTCTATCATCGGTTGAACTTGATCTGGGGGGTAACTCCATTTTTGTTAGAGCAATCGGTTGCGTCAGTGGAGGATCTGGTGCGTCAGGTCGAACATGGGCTGAAACAGCGAGAACTGGCAACTTCGGGCGATCGCATTCTAGTTCTGGGAGGCAGCCCAATTCAGGCAGAACGGGGCACCAACTTTCTCAAAATTCATCGATTAGATTAACCTGATACCGCTTTAAATGGTTTCCAGTGCAAATGCGGACGCTCGTAGGGGCGGGTTTAGCGGTTTACTAACAGCAAACCCAAGAACTGATCTGCCAAACCCGCCCCTAACGACATCTGTCTTGATCTCCATCTGATTTGGTATGAGTTCGAGATCAGGATTTTGGCGGTTGAAACCGCAGCTATAGCCGTAGTCACCCCAGTTAAGACAAGGCACTCAACAGGACAGACGCGATTAATCGCGTCTCTCGCAGCAGGACTCCAATGCATGTCCTAATGGTTTTGGCGATCGCTATATCAGCGCAAAACCGACCTGCGTCGGTTCGCCAATCCTGCCTTTTCCGGAGTCCGCGTCGGCGGACTTTGCTTTAGTAGCCGCGAATTCATTCGCCGGGTTCTTAAACCGAATTGACGTTAGATTAAGCCATCACATTGCCCTGGGCAACTGAACTCGCACCGTGGTTTGCTGGTTAGGAACACTCTCAATGAGCAAACTTCCGCCGTATAGCTCAGCTAGACGTTTTGTCAACGCCAACCCCAATCCAGAGCCTTGCTGTTCGTGCAGGAAACGCTCAAATTGCATATAAGTCCCAACATTCGCAACTTGTTCTGGAGTCATACCCCGTCCGCGATCGCAAATCACAAGCCAAAACTCATCAGCTTTGAGGTCAGTCGTGATCGTAACAACCGAGCCCGGTCGAGAAAACTTAAAGGCATTATCAACAATTTCCTGAGCAATCTTTTGCAGGTGCTTTTCAGCGATCGCCACGCTAGCATCCTGCAAATGAATCTGCAAATCCGCTATACGGTCTGCCTGTTGAGCGATCGATTCTGCGGTTTCAGCGATCGCCCGAATGAGATGGTTGGTTTTGCTTCGTCGCAATGCGGCAATGCGGTTTGAATCGGTGGCAATTAGTTCTAACTCAGCCTGCAACAAAAAGTTTTGCGTTAAGCCATACAGTTGCTCAGCCGACCCTCGAATCATCTCCAACATTTCGCGGGTTTCAGACACGGGTTGTTTGTCGCAGTCTTCGATCAGCAACTCAGACAGGCTGATAATGGCAGACAGAGGGGTGTGCAATTCATGCGGCAACGACAGTGTAATGTTGTTTCGCAACGTATCAATGGTTTGCTGAGTTTTGCGAATGATAGCTTCCTGCTTCCGTAACTGAGCCGCGATCGCTGCCAATAACTCTGTCCGGGTAAAGGGCTTGGTGAGATAGTCATCCGCTCCCAGTTGCATCCCCTGTCGCAGGTCTGTCTTATCGGTGCGAGCCGTCAAAAAAATAAAAGGAATGGTCGCTGTCAGGGAGTTTTGTCGCAACGCCGAGAGCACTTCATGCCCATCTAATTCAGGCATCGTGACATCACACAAAATGAGGTCAGGGTGTTTACTCTGGGCTAACTCTAATCCTGTTCGACCATCAGCGGCCCCTATAACTTGAAACTGTTCTAGACCAAGCAATTCAATAATTTCTTCCCGTAGAGATTCTTGATCTTCAATCACTAAAATCTTGGTCATCATGTTTCTATAAATTTGACAGCAACTGAATTGGTTGGATTCAGGCTACTCGGTGAGCATGACAGCTTCAATCACCATGCTCCTGACCTAACAATGATGTCTGGACTAGAATACAAAATACCCTTACGGGTTGTACTAATATCGCTTTGGGGTTGAAGTCGATACAACTCAACACAGAATTAGTCCTTTAGCCATAATCATCAGGGTCAGAAGGAGTGCAGGGTTGGGACACCTGACTGGAGGCAAACCGCCCACATTTCCTCTGCCTTAACCTGGATGGCGATCGCGATAAAACAACAGATGCACATTACACCTCATATCAAACAGCATGTTGCCGACCGAGTTATTGATATATCGGCAAGCAGGGGAAGAAGTTACCCCCAGGCGGTTGCCACTTAACGAACGAAATCGGGCGATCGCTCAGGATGTGATTGCTCTGTTTCAACAGGCTCAGGGGAAGACCCAGGGGGAGCTAAATCAACACCTCCAGGCATTAGAGGGGGAGGAAACTGACTATCGGATCAAGCGTGGCTTAGCTCATTTGTTGCGAGCAAACTTCAGCACCTTTGAAGTGGTCAGTCCCCTGGAGCCTCAACAATTGCGAGAGAGAGTTTTTGCGATCGCCGCTCAAACCGTTCCCCTTCCTCAGACCGCTACCACAACGTTGGAAACGGTTGCCCAGCAATTAAGTGAGGAGTTAGGACAAGAGATCCTTCCATCTCAACTCCAGAGCGGACTCTACGCTGACCTGGTTGAAAACCGCATTCTTACCCAGTTTGAAACACCCACTCCAGATACACTACTGCACCGCTACAATCTATCCCAGGTTCAGGGAATTTTCTATAAAGCTAATCATATTCAGATCACAGCCCACCGCAATGATCCAGGGGAATACAAACTACTCTTTCGCTATCTCAAATTATTTGGTTTGATGGCGTACATCGAAGGGGACGCGGATCATGGCTTTACTATCACGATCGACGGACCTGCCAGTTTATTCAAACCCAGTACTCGCTACGGGCTGGACATCGCCAAACTGATCCCCGCCTTGTTGCATGTCACCAAGTGGAGCCTCAAAGCCGAACTCCTGATTCGGGATCAGTACAGCAATACAACCAAAACACGCTACTTTAGCCTGAATTCAGACTGTGGGTTAGTTAGCCATTACCCACCCGGCAAACCCTACGACAGCATGATTGAGTCATCGTTTGTCGATCGCTGGACGGCGTTAAACTCTGACTGGAAGTTAGAACGAGAGGTTGATCTGCTGCCGATTCCAGGTAGCGTCATGATCCCCGACTTTCGGCTGGTTCACCCCGATGGACGCAGCTTTTTGTTAGAGATCGTGGGCTATTGGCGACCAGAGTATTTGCGTAAAAAGTTTTCTCAAGTGCGCCAGTGCGATCGCGATAATTTAATCCTTGCCGTTTCAGAGCGACTCAACTTAGAGAAAGCCGGAATCAAAATCAGCGACACTCCAGCGCGAGTCATCTGGTTTAAGGAAAAACTTCTCCCCAAGTCAGTCCTGGCGGTCTTAGATGAAGGATGAAGAACGAAAAATGAACGATGAACGAAGAAGGATAAGAGAGAACGAGGATCAGTTCTTGTCTTTTCCTTCCCCGTTTTATCCTTTATTTTTTATCCCTTATCCTTTATCCCGTCTCTCCTCCCTACAGTCCCAAATCAACGGCAATCCGATGAGCGCAGGCAAATCCCGAAAATGCCACAGCATTTAGCCCCTGTCCAGGGAAGGTGCTGTCTCCCACGCAATACAGTCCGGGTACGGCGGTGCGGTTAAAAGGCATTCCCAACAAGCCCATCAACTTGCGACTGGGGATGGGACCATAGGTGCCATCATCCCGTCCCAAAAATCGGCGATGCGTCCGGGGAGTCCCTGCCTCCTGATAGTCCAGGGCATCAGAGACACCAGGAAAGATCTTGTTGAGGCGATCGATCAGGCGATTTGCGGTCTGCTCCTTTTTGTGTTGATAGTCAGTCGTGGTTAACCCCTGCCAGTCTTCAATCCAACTGGGGGTGAAGACATGCAGAATGTGGTGATTGGGTGGGGCAAGACTGGGATCAAGCAACGTTGGAATTGAGACAAAAACCGTGCCTTCTGCCGCTTCAAGGTTTGTCCAATCCTCCAACAAAATGTGGTGACACTCGGTTCCCACAGGCAAGGCATCGGCTTTGATGCCCAGGTGTAAGCTAAAAAAGCTGGGGGATTTTTGGTAGCGTTGCTGCCACTTTTGCTCAGAGCGGGGCATTGCCGTGGGCAAGAGTTTCTCAAAGGTGTCCCACCGAGTCGCATTCGAGACAACTCGCTTTGCTCGATACACGTCACCCGATGCGAGGCGTACCCCAACTGCCCGCCCATTCTCTTGCAAAATCTCAGTGACTCTGGCTTTGTATTGAATTTGGCTTCCGGCTTTTTCCAACCCTTCCACTAGCTTTTGAGCGATCTGCCCAACTCCGCCTTTGGGATAGTTGATGCCGCCATAGTGGCGATCGCTAAACACCATGCCAGCGTTAATCATTGGGGTGCGATCGGCAGGAACCACTGACCAGCAGTAGCACTCCATATCGATAAACTTCAGCAACATCGGATCACTGATGTAGCGACGGGCAATATCTCCAACATTCTGCGGCAGGTATTTCACTAACCCTAGACAAGCCAGAGGATGCTGAAAGAAGACCCGTGTTAAATAACGGGGTTCCTCCAGCGAGAGCAAGTCCATCGCGTTGAGGCAATTAAACACCGTCCAACACTCATCGTAGAACTTGCGAATTCCCTGCTTTTCATGGGGAAAGTAAGCCGTTAACTCCTGCAAAAACTTCTCATAGTCGCGGTGTACCTTCAGATCCAATCCCTG is a window from the Oscillatoria sp. FACHB-1407 genome containing:
- a CDS encoding ribonuclease H-like domain-containing protein codes for the protein MESDAFQLCDRDLSQDLLELYLQSDEVAVDTETMGLLPQRDRLCLVQLCDPQGHVTVVRIAQGQTSAPYLQQLLEHQQLLKVFHFARFDLATLQYHLGIEVSPVFCTKIASKLARTYSPKHGLKELVLELEQIELDKTAQSSDWGNSANLSVDQLRYASGDVRYLLSVRQKLTDMLKREQRWELAEQCFACLPTFVALDLLQYQGIFEH
- a CDS encoding efflux RND transporter periplasmic adaptor subunit, encoding MTPPEPSNKLPDGSPSNATIKTTNDSDIAIPYRPSPKQGRPWLTALMVLLVLLGLGFGWQWWRSRSAGQAGGPPGAAQAQAAPVELETLQTGNVEEASEFVGTLESRNSVELSPEIDGRVSRIFVDPGDRVAAGQPLVELSADQRQAEYASVLASVNSARAIRANATSELQALQAERLANVAEVELQNAEYQRISALVSEGAFAQQQLDTVQRDRNTAIAQLNAIDRRIQASRANLAEAEAALAEAQANAAASNAQLQDTVISAPFAGTVGDIPVKLGDYVQAGDQVTSVTQSQELELEIAVPLERGSDLRNGQRVELLDVQGNPIGTGQLSFIAPQVNSAAQSILVKANFANPNGRLLAGQFVRARVIWSETSGILVPTAAISRLGGQTFVFVAERSQPQPGQPAEGQPQLIARQREVKLGDLQGNSYHVLEGLQPGEQIVTSGVLNLADGIPIMPMSDAPPAAPQPQ
- a CDS encoding efflux RND transporter permease subunit, giving the protein MFANFFIKRPVFATVCALIILLLGAISIPTLPIAQFPEISPPQVTVNAIYTGADAEAVESSVTSILEREINGVQGLRYMTSSSSNSGTSTITVTFDASRDIDIAAVDVQNRISVAEPQLPESVQRTGITVNKESSNFLMAIGLYAENDQYDPIFLSNYADLYILDALRRIRGVGDVIIFGERQYAMRLWIDPTKLASRNLTPQDVVNAINAQNLQVGVGRIGQQPSPDEQLYQVDLRAVSRLTDPAEFENLVLRTEDDGTLIKFGDVGRVELGAEDYNSFLRFRGSEAVGLGITQLPGSNALDVARSVKQELERLQNDFPPGLQYQIAFDTTSFVEASLEELLITLITAIALVVVILFIFLQDWRNTLIPALTIPAALVGTFIFVKAFGFSLNSLTLFGLTLSTGVVVDDAIVVVEDISKKIQDQGLSPRRAAFEAMQELASAVVATSLVLIAVFVPVAFFPGTTGSLYRQFALTIAFAITVSTFLALTLTPALCALLLRRGQGVQSGPLRWFFDRFNQAFEAVRRRYERILNFVVRIRAFVIGLFVVSLGLTALLYLNVPTGFLPEEDQGYFITIVQAPEGVSLNYTDQVMQKIEQELIALPESLGVFAVGGFSLGSGNIANSGAIFTTLRPWSERRGPGQSVQAIIGQLFGKFSTITEARVFPVNPPPIQGLGNFGGFTFQLQDRRGTGDINQLVQAMGQLLGQANQTEGLQAVFSTYAASTPQLLVEVNRDAAEALQVSVEDVFNTLQTSIGSEYVNDFTLGQRNYRVYVQADEQFRSKPEDVGQLYVRSATDQMIPLSNLVTLTPRTGAQTINHYNLFRSIEINGGPAPGYSSGDAINAMEQVAGQVLPAGYGYEWSGTALEEVESGGQAPLIFVFGIIFVFLVLAAQYENYFDPLIILLAVPLAVLGALGAQSLRGLINDVYCQIGLVMLIGLASKNSILIVEFANQLKSTGLSTTKAVVEAAQDRLRPILMTALSSIAGFLPLMFATGAGAGSRQSLGTTVTGGLLVSTFLSLFIVPVLYIAVISVRDRLRKQFGSNEEPQLDEEY
- the pyk gene encoding pyruvate kinase; this encodes MKLPSHRTKIVATIGPASSSIEVIRQLIQAGMAVARLNFSHGSYDDHAKTVKLLRQASDELDTPIALLQDLQGPKVRVGQLSDGAIALEDGAQLELVPLEHYTGQANTVPIDYPYLAEEAEVGSRILLDDGLLEFRIEAIAAPGVTCQVIRGGMLKSRKGVNLPNLDLRLPSLTDKDRQDLEFGLAQGVDWVALSFVRRAEDVKALRALLAEKGATNMPVLAKIEKPQAVAQFEAIASECDGIMVARGDLGVEVNPEKVPLIQKRLIRICNQRGIPVITATQMLESMIKNPRPTRAEASDVANAILDGTDAVMLSGESAVGDFPVRAVEMMARIAIEVESALEIPNLPPIEDDETHAMSEAINIVDKILNLQCIAAFTTTGYTARLVAAERPRAPIVAFTPNAAVYHRLNLIWGVTPFLLEQSVASVEDLVRQVEHGLKQRELATSGDRILVLGGSPIQAERGTNFLKIHRLD
- a CDS encoding hybrid sensor histidine kinase/response regulator; protein product: MMTKILVIEDQESLREEIIELLGLEQFQVIGAADGRTGLELAQSKHPDLILCDVTMPELDGHEVLSALRQNSLTATIPFIFLTARTDKTDLRQGMQLGADDYLTKPFTRTELLAAIAAQLRKQEAIIRKTQQTIDTLRNNITLSLPHELHTPLSAIISLSELLIEDCDKQPVSETREMLEMIRGSAEQLYGLTQNFLLQAELELIATDSNRIAALRRSKTNHLIRAIAETAESIAQQADRIADLQIHLQDASVAIAEKHLQKIAQEIVDNAFKFSRPGSVVTITTDLKADEFWLVICDRGRGMTPEQVANVGTYMQFERFLHEQQGSGLGLALTKRLAELYGGSLLIESVPNQQTTVRVQLPRAM